Within Prosthecodimorpha staleyi, the genomic segment ATCTAAGAGCGTATAAATCGCGAGAAAACGATCGAAGATCGTATTGTTCCGCGAAAATGCGTGGCAACCAGCGCATCATTGACGCTCATGGGAGAGGCAGTATACGCCAGCATGAGAGTGCGATTAGGTTTGCATTTGTCAAAAGAGGGAGCGCCTGTATTTTTGGTTGTATAGGCATCTTTCTCTACCATTAGATAGAATCTCTCGATAAGCCGCAGTATTGACTACCGGAAAAGGGTCCGCCATGAGCCAGAGAAGCCTCTCGACATCCTGGTCGGATGCCGATTCGGTGGGGGTCGAAGCAGCCCGGTCCGGGGTCCGCGCCGCGACGATCCGTGCGATGTCCAGTTGGGCGCTGGACGATCTGGCCGCGGCGCCATCGATCCGAGGGGCTGTGGAGCAGGTAACGGCCGGTGGCGTGCGCGGGTGGTGCCTTTGGGCATCCGATCCCCGGTCGATCGTCGATCTGGAGATCTCGTTTCTCGGCATCCCGCTCTGCGCCGCCAGGACGGGCGTCGGGCGTCCGGATATCGGTGGCATCCTGGGGCGGGGAACCGTCCCGGTCGGTTTCGAGATCGCCTGGGCTTCGCTTTGGTTCGGCGATGTCGATACGGGTGCGTTGGTGGCCGAGGTGGCGCGCGCGCCCCATGCACCCGCCGCGGTATCCGTCCGGGTCGCCGCCGCCGGCCGACCTTATCTGCCGGTTCTGCCCAATGCGGACCTTGCGCTCACGAATGCCGAAATGCTCGCCATCGTCCGGGAGCGGACGGCTCCGACCGGCGGCATCGACAGCGTCGATCTGCTGACGGTCGATGCGCAGATCTGCTGGCCCGGCAAGGAGCGGCCGATCACGGTGGCGCTGACGGTGGACGGGCGCGCCGTGGCCGCGGAGAAGATCGCTGCGCGGGCGCCTACGGACGGCATCGAACGGATCCGGATCCCGATCCCGGCCGATCTGATCGATGGGGGAATCCATCGAATCGGTCTTCTCGCCGTAGCCGAACCGCCGGCCCCGGTCGGCGCGACGATCGAGGTGCGTTTGTCGGTCGTCAGCGAGGCGGCCTGGTCGGTCCGTGGAACGCTCGTCGAGGGCTGGATCGTCGGGGCCTGCGATCGGGCGGTGACGCTCGATCTCCTCGCCGACGGCAGCGTCGTCGCCTCCGTGCCGGTGACGCTTGAAGCCGGCCGACCGGTCAGCTTCGCCGGCATGCTGCCGCACCAATTGACCGACGGTCAGACGCATAGGCTGCAGGTCGCCGTGTCCGGGGAACGGGTCATGCCGCTGAAGCATGTCTCCGGGGGCCTGGAGGTGGATTTCCGGCGCCGGATCGCGGCTCGGGTCGAGGCGACCACCAACGGGTCGATCCAAGGCTGGGCCTTCGACCGCCTGGCGCCGGAAGCGGCCGTCGAGGTCGAGCTTTGGGAGGGACCGGTCCTGCTCGGCCGGACGATGACGAATCTCATCCGGTCCGATGTGAACAAGGCCTTCGATCTGCAGGGCCCGCACGGCTTCGCGCTGTCGATCCCGGCCCGGCATTTCGACGGGATGGTGCATCAGTTGACGCTCCGGATCGGGGGCGAGGAGATCTCGATCGCGCCGGACAAGCGCTTGCCGAAGATCCTGGCGCCGTCCCTGATCGCCGATCCGGCGCTGCGCTATGCCGGCCGCGTCGAGATCGTGTCGGCACAGCAGGTCTCCGGCTGGGCGGTCAATCGCCTCGCACCCTCCGAACCGGTTTCGGTGTCGATCTTCGTCGACGGCGTCTGCGAGGCGGTCGTTTCCGCCGATCAATTCCAGAAGCGCCTCCAGAGCATCGCCGGTTCGGGCTACCATATCTTCCAGTACAAGTTCCCGCTGCGTCTGATGAACAACAGCCTGCGGACCGTGGAGGTCTTCATCAGCGACGGGCATGTTCCGCTCGAGGTCATTCTGCACGGCAAGCCCCCGGGCGAGCGGAGCTCCAAGATTGAGGTATTCTTTCCGCTGATCGACTATTTCGGCGCCACCGTCGGCGCCCCGGCTTGCAACGATCCCTATCCGCACCGGCTGACCAACATCGTCGAAGGCCGCCCGAACCCGACGCCGCTCCGGCCGGCCGGCTCGGGCGATCCCGAGGTCAGCTTCATTCTGCTGAACTGGAACGGAGCGCCGCTGCTCGATCAGATGCTCGAGTCCGTCGCGACGCACATGGCCGGCGAGAGCATCGAGCTGCTGATCGTCGACCACGGCTCGACCGACGACAGCCTGGCGGTCATCGAAAAGTACCGCGCAAAGCTCGATATCCGGCTGTTTGCCCGGGGCGCGAACTTCTCCTTTTCGGCGTCGAACAATTACGCCGCCGCGCGGGCCAGGGGGCGCTATGTCTTCCTGGTCAACAACGACCTGGTCTTTCCGAGCAACTGCCTGCCCACTCTGCTGTCCTGGCTCGAACAGGATCCTTCGGTCGGCATCGTCGGCGCGGGCCTGCTCGAACCCCTGCCCAAGGCCGGCGGCGGATGGCGATACGCCTCGCACCATCGCGGCGTCCAGTTCGCGCCGTTCCTGCGCGCGGGCGACGATCCGACCTTCGGGGCGATCGAGACCCACGACGCCTACTCCGCCATCGGCGCGGCCCTGGAGGTGCCGGCCGTCACGGGTGCCGCCCTGCTGTGCCGGCGCGAGGATTTCCTGGCCGTCGGCGGACTGGACGAGATGTACTTCTACGGCATGGAGGATATCGACCTCTGCATGCGCATGTCGCGCCATTTCGGCACGCGCATCATCTGCGACCTGTCGGCGATCATCCTGCACAATCGCAGCTTTACCCGGACGGGCCGTCTGGTGACCGGGAAGCCCAATCCGGTCCTGACCCAGTCCGCCAGTCAGAACCGGAACACCATTCTGTTCAGCCAGCGCTTCAAGCGGCGGTTCGTGCAGGCATCGCTGGCTTCGGCGATCGAGAGCCAGACCCTGTGGCGCAACCAGCCGCTTCGCGTCACCTTCGTGGTCAGCGAGGTCTCGCTGGAGGCCCCGGCGGGCGACTTCTCCATCGCCCTGGAGATGGCTGAGGCCTTGCGATCCGGTTCTGCGTGGGAGGTCGCCTTCGCGCTTCCGGAAACGACCGACGTGATCGGGACCGATGTCCTGGTCGTGATGCGCCCCGACTTCGATCTCGCCGCGGTCCGCAACGGAAATCCCGGCATGGTCTCTGTCGCCTGGATCGGAGACCGCGTCGACCGATGGCAGGAAACGGCGCATCTGCAGGGCTACAATCTGCTGTTCTGCACGTCGTCGCTCGGGGTCGAAACGATTGCGCGGACGACGGGCCGGACAGCCCACCTGCTGCCGCTCGCCGCCAACGACGAGCGCTTCCATCCCGGGACATCGGTGCCGCACGATGCGGCCGACATCGTCTTCGTCGGCAGCCGCCACGATGGCCGGTCGCGGGCGGCCGTCGACCTGCTCGGCGAGATCAATCTGACCGGCGAGGTGGCAATCTACGGCTTCGGCTGGGATCGTCCGCCGCAACCGGCCGGACATTGGCGCGGTCCGCGCCGCTATGACGAACTGCCGGAGATCTACGCCTCCGCCAAGATCGTCGTCGACGATTCCCGTCCGGCCCGGCAGGAATGGGGTGCGCTCAATGCCCAGGTCTTCGACGTGCTGGCATCGGGCAGTCTCGCCGTCACCAATTGCCGGGGCGGATCGCAGGATCTGTTCGGCGGCCGCCTGCCGACCTTCGCCGACAGCGCGGAACTGGCGGACCTGCTCAAGCGCCATCTCGACCACCCGGCCGAACGGGAGGCATTGGCGGCGGCCCTGCGCGCCGAGGTTCTGGAAAAGCACACCTACCGGCACCGCGCCGAAACCTTCAAGTCGGCCCTGGCTGCCCTGGTGCGGGACAGTCTGCGCTTCGCGATCAAGGTTGCGGCGGACGGTGCCGATGACCGCGACGGATTCGAGACTTGGCAGATGGCCCTCGGCCTGCAGCGCGCCCTGCACCGGGCCGGGCACTTCGCCCGCGTCGATGTCAGGCCCGATTGGGGTTACGGTCAGTCTGCGGGTGACGACGTCGTCATCGTGCTGCAGGGCGGCGGCGCCTACAAGCCGGCGCCGTCCAAGATCAACATCCTGTGGCTGACGGACGGTCCGGACGACCTCCCGTTGGCGCAATTCGACAGCTACGACCATATCTTCGTCGCGTCGGCCAACCTGGCCGACCGCCTGAAGTATCGCCTGGGCGAGCGGGTCTCGGCGCTGCTGCCCTGCGTCGACCCGGAGGTCTTCCGGCCGGTCGAGGCGGAGCCGGAAACGGTCGCCGATGTGGCCTTCGTGGGCGGCTGCAGTGGCGGACGTCCGGCCATCGTCGATGCGGCGCTGCAGGCCGGAATCGCGGTCCGCGCGTTCGGACCGGGCTGGGACGGACAGGTTCCGGCCGGATCGGCGTGCGGCATGTCGCTCGCCGCGGAGGCGCGCCGTGCCTGCTATTCGGGCGCCGGGATCGTTCTGCACCAGCATTCGGCCAGCATGCGCCGGGAGGGTATCGTCTCGACCTGGCTGATGGAGGCCGGAGCCTGCGGGGCTGCGGTGATCTCCGACGATCTTGCGGGTCTGTCGGAGATCTTCGGCGATGCCGTCGCCATCTGCAACGGCGCCGAAGACCTGGAAGCCAAGACGCGCGCGCTGCTCGCCGACGGCGATCGGCGGCGGGCGATGGGTGCCGACCTGCGCCGGATCATCGTGGAACGGCATACGGCCGATCAGCGCGTGCAGGACATTCTGAAAGTGGTCGAATCCTTCCGGTAAGGGCGCAAATGCCCGGAACGGTTCATGACAGCCGGCGGCGGCCTGTCCGGCGGCCCGCTGCGGAAGTATTGCCGCGCCGAGCGGTTCGGATCGAAGCGGGCGCGTGTCGATGAAGCGAGCCGGACGCGGCACCCGCTCGGATATCCGGTCGGAACGGATCGGCCGGCCGATGCCGGCCAGGACCCGGCGACCGCCGCATCGCCGGCACGCGACGCCCATCGGGGATGGGATCGGAGAGGATCTTTCGGATGCTGTTCAATCAGGTCTCGAAGCCGCAAGGCGATGCGGTCTTCATCCATGTCCATGTTCCGCGGACCGGCGGCACGTCGCTGCGCCGGCTGTTCGAGCGGACGTTCGGGGCCGAGTCCTTCATCTTCAACTACAATGGCGAGATCGAGACGGCGACACCCGAACAACGCGACAAGTGCCGGCTGATCAGCGGTCACATACCGTACGGAGTGCACAGGTACTTTTCGAAACCCTGCCACTACATCACCGCGACGCGCGATCCGATCGCCCGCTACCAGTCCCTCTATGCCGAGTTCCTCACCAATTCCAACAGCCGGCTGCACCATGCGGCGGTGCGCTACGGCATCGACGATTTTCTGCGCTTCTGCATCTACAGCGACGATGCCTATACGCTCCACCAACTGGGCAACCTGCAGTGCCGGCTGATCTCCGGATCGAATGATTTCGAGACCGCCAAGGCATTCATCGACAGCAAGTATCTGCTGGCCTGTCCGTTGCCGGAACTGGATCTGATGGTCGCCATGTTGGCGGAGGTTGCCGGAGCGGGCGACGTGGGCGCCGTCGAGCGGGTGAACTGGTCGGCGCCGCGCCTGGAGGGCCTACCGTCCCGGTTGGTCCTGTCGGACGCGTCGCTGGACCTGCTGTTCGAACACGACTCGGGCGATTTCCACCTGCACAGCTATGTGCAGCAGGCCTTTCGGAAGGTCGCCGAGACCTGGGTGCCGGGTGGGGCGCCGGGTGGGGCGCCGGATGCGGCGCCGGATGCGGCGCCGACACGGGCCGTTGCCGCGCCGGTGCCGCCCCGGCCGGACCCCGAAGAGCAGACCATCCCGCCATCCGACCTGCGCTTCATGGGCGAGGCCGATGCGGACTTCATGGGCATGGCACAGGCGTTGGCCGACCAGGTCCGCACCATGCTGCCTCGCGAGATCGGCGACGATTTCGAGCTTCTCGATGTCGGCTGCGGCTACGGCCGCCTTGCCTATGGTTTGAGGGCGCGGGACTATCCCGGCCGCTACACCGGCTTCGACTGCCTGCCGCGACAGATCGATTGGCTGAACCGGAATTTCGGGAACCGCGATGCCTATCGGTTCCATCATCTTGATCTCGTCAACGAACGCTACAATCCGACCGGCCGGCCGCTGGCCGACGTGAGCCTGCCGATGGCCGAGCAGTCCAGCGACTGTCTGGTCGCGCTTTCCGTGTTCACCCACATGTACGAACACGAAGTGGTCCAGTATTTCCGGCGGTTGAAGGCGTTGATAAGGGACGGCGGCCTGTTCATTGCCACGTTCTTCCGAATTCCGCCCGGGTTCGCTCTCGGCGCAAAATATCCGAATGCCATATACGAACTGACCAAGCGGGTTTCGGAGAATGCCTTCATCGCGTCCGAAGACCAGCCGTTATGGGTCATCGCCTTCCGCGAGGCCTTCCTGTTGAAGCTCTTCGCGCGGGAAGGTTTCGAGGTTGTTCTGCAGCGCAAGGGCAAGTGGCTTTCCGGCGAGAACGCCCTGGGTCTGCAGGACTGGTTCATGCTCCGCAAGAAGCCATCTCCCGGCTCGGATACGGTCCGCTTCGCGCCGATCGCAACCAATGCCGATCCGGGGGTCTGCCCGATCTGCGGCTCGAAGGCCTTCGGGCCCGGTCCGGGCGGCCGTCTGGCCGCCAGCGGCAGCAATCCGCGGTGTCTGCAGTGCGATTCGCTGGAACGTCACCGCATCGTCCGCACCCTGTTCCACGGCCTGCCGATCGGGCTCCTCAATTGGCGGCATGCGCTTCTGATCGGCGCCAGCGCCGGGATCGAACCCGGCTGGTTCCGATCGATGGACCGTCTCGACCTCGAGCGGCCGGAGGACCTTGCCGAGCGGCTCGCCGCGCTCCCCGACGGCAGCTGCGACTTCGTGGTGCTCGACCATGTCCTTGAGTTCGTCGACGACGACCGGGCGGCGTTCGCGGCCTTGCGCCGGGTCCTGTCCGGGCGCGGCATCCTGCTGATCACCTTCGCAAATTCGGCACAGTCCGACCGAACCGTGGATTTTGCCGAGCCGACCGGCCCCTATGCGCGCTGGCACGCCTATGGTGCGGATCTGCCCCGTCACTTCGATCTCAAAGGCCACCGCATGCGCATTCTGGCCGTCTCGGTCGAAGACCCCGGCACCGGGGTCCGGGAGACCGCGCACCTGTTCTTTTCCGATCAGGCGGCGTTTCATCAGGTCCGACGCGTGCTGGGCGTCTCGAACGCCACCGGCGCCGACGGGAGCGAATGATCCTCGGTAAGGTCTTGCACGTGCTCTCCCGATCCGAGCCGGTCACTCCGATCGGATCGTGCGCGAGCCGCGGGGACCGTTCCCGACGAGGCCGGCGCGCGCCGGCCGTATCGGCCGGGATGGTCCGCACGGAGGGGGGAGCCGGAATGGCCGCCGGAACGCGGCCCTGGTGGGCAACCGGGGTTCTCTACGAGGTCTATCTGCGCTCGTTCCAGGACGGCAACGGGGACGGGATCGGCGACCTCGCCGGGCTGGCGGCGCGTGCCGACTATCTGGCCGGGCTCGGCATCCGGGCGATCTGGATCACGCCCTTCCAGCCCTCACCGATGGCCGATTTCGGCTACGACGTCGCCGACTACTGCGGCGTCGACCCGCGTTACGGCACGCTCGAAACCTTCGACGCCGTGCTCGACGGCCTGCGCCGGCGCGGCATCGGCACCATCGTCGACTTCGTTCCGCACCACACGTCGGATAGCCATCCCTGGTTCCGGGAGGCCCGGTCGTCGCGGGCCTCGCCGCGGCGGGACTGGTATGTCTGGCGCGATCCCGCGCCCGGCGGCGGACCTCCGAACAACTGGCTGAGCCAGACGGATGGCCCTGCCTGGACGCTCGATCCGGCCACGGGCCAATATTACCTGCACAGCTTTCTGCCGCAGCAGCCCAGCCTGAACTGGCGCAATCCCGAGGTCCGGCGTGCCATGCTCGACGCGATGGCCTTCTGGCTCGACCGCGGCGTTGCCGGCTTCCGCGTCGATGTGATGCAGGGCCTCCTGGTCGATCCCGGCTTCCGCGACGATCCGCCCAATCCGCAATGGCGGGACGGCGATCCCGGTTTCATGCGTCTGGCGGCGGTCAACAGTTCCAACCAGCCCGACGTGCTCGATATCGTCGCCGAGATGCGTAGCCTGATGGCCGCCTATCCGGGCGATCCGGTCCTGATCGGTGAGATCTACCGGCCCGTCGAGACGCTGGTCGCCTATTGCGGGACACCGCAGAGCGGCCTGCAGATGCCGACGAATTTCAATCTCTTCTCGACGCCCTGGCGCGCCGAGGCGATCCTGGACCTGGTGACGCGCTACGAGGCCGCGCTCCCGGCCGGCGCCTGGCCCAATTGGGTGCTCGGCAATCACGACATCGGCCGGGTCGCGACCCGCATCGGCCTCGCCCAGGCCGGCGTGGCGATGCTGATGCTGATGACGCTGCGCGGCACCCCGACCCTGTATCAGGGCGATGAACTCGGCATGGAGGACGTGTCCGTTCCCCCGGACCGCGTCCGCGATCCCTTCGCGCGGTTCGGCGCCGGGCGCGGGCGCGATCCGGAGCGCGCGCCGTTGCCGTGGGACGAGGGGCCCCATGCGGGCTTCTCGACGCAGGCGCCCTGGCTGCCCCTGCCGCCGCCGGGGCGACCGCGCTGCGCCGCTGAACAGGCGCGCGACCCGATCTCGCTCCTGTCGCTGACGCGCCGCCTGATCGCCCTGCGCAACCGCGAACCGGCCCTCTCGGAAGGCACCTGGATCGGCATTTCGGCCGACTGCGGGGTCCTGGTCTACGATCGCAGCCATGCCGGCCGGACCTTTCGGGTGGTCCTGAATGTCACCGCCGCACCGGCCCGGATCGCTGTTCCCGCCGACAGCCGAGCCGTCCTGTCGACGCATCGGATCAATCCGCCGCCGGTATCTGACGGATCACTCGCCCTCGCGCCGGATGAAGGCGTCGTGCTCCGGCTCAAGAGGATCACCCGATCTGAATGGATCGGATGATCCTCTGCGTATTTTGGTTTGCACAAGCTTTTTCCGATCGGAGCGGGCCGCTCTGATCGGACCTTGCTCTGAGGGCGCCGTCGGACCGGACCCGCCGCCGGCCGCGGCTGCAGCGGCGGCGAGTTCCGCCTGGGCCAGGATGTAGAGGCCGGCGCCATAGCCGACCATCGGGATCGAACCGGCGTAGCGGCCGGCCGGCGCGCCCGGCGCGACGTCGTAGGTCTCCGGGATCAGGCCGAAATGCCGGATCGCCCGGTCGGTCGTGATGTCGAGCAGCTGCCGGGCGCGGTCGAGCCGGCCCCGTCGCGCTGCCACGCAGGCGGCGCGGAGGTTGACGAAGGCCCATTCGGCCGACGCGTAGCTTCCGCCGCCGGCGCTGCGCCGGTAGCCGCCGGAGGGAACCCGCAAGGTTTCGAGCGCCGCGTAGGTGCGGTGGGCGACCGGCGTTTCCAGATCGGTCGCGACGCCGAGCGCGAACAGCTCGAAGGCCGCGCCGTCGATGTCGGTCTCCGGGCTGGATTCGCGCGCGCCGCGCAGGTGGCCCGTGGCCGGATCGCGGAAAGTGTCCGGGAT encodes:
- a CDS encoding glycosyltransferase family protein codes for the protein MSQRSLSTSWSDADSVGVEAARSGVRAATIRAMSSWALDDLAAAPSIRGAVEQVTAGGVRGWCLWASDPRSIVDLEISFLGIPLCAARTGVGRPDIGGILGRGTVPVGFEIAWASLWFGDVDTGALVAEVARAPHAPAAVSVRVAAAGRPYLPVLPNADLALTNAEMLAIVRERTAPTGGIDSVDLLTVDAQICWPGKERPITVALTVDGRAVAAEKIAARAPTDGIERIRIPIPADLIDGGIHRIGLLAVAEPPAPVGATIEVRLSVVSEAAWSVRGTLVEGWIVGACDRAVTLDLLADGSVVASVPVTLEAGRPVSFAGMLPHQLTDGQTHRLQVAVSGERVMPLKHVSGGLEVDFRRRIAARVEATTNGSIQGWAFDRLAPEAAVEVELWEGPVLLGRTMTNLIRSDVNKAFDLQGPHGFALSIPARHFDGMVHQLTLRIGGEEISIAPDKRLPKILAPSLIADPALRYAGRVEIVSAQQVSGWAVNRLAPSEPVSVSIFVDGVCEAVVSADQFQKRLQSIAGSGYHIFQYKFPLRLMNNSLRTVEVFISDGHVPLEVILHGKPPGERSSKIEVFFPLIDYFGATVGAPACNDPYPHRLTNIVEGRPNPTPLRPAGSGDPEVSFILLNWNGAPLLDQMLESVATHMAGESIELLIVDHGSTDDSLAVIEKYRAKLDIRLFARGANFSFSASNNYAAARARGRYVFLVNNDLVFPSNCLPTLLSWLEQDPSVGIVGAGLLEPLPKAGGGWRYASHHRGVQFAPFLRAGDDPTFGAIETHDAYSAIGAALEVPAVTGAALLCRREDFLAVGGLDEMYFYGMEDIDLCMRMSRHFGTRIICDLSAIILHNRSFTRTGRLVTGKPNPVLTQSASQNRNTILFSQRFKRRFVQASLASAIESQTLWRNQPLRVTFVVSEVSLEAPAGDFSIALEMAEALRSGSAWEVAFALPETTDVIGTDVLVVMRPDFDLAAVRNGNPGMVSVAWIGDRVDRWQETAHLQGYNLLFCTSSLGVETIARTTGRTAHLLPLAANDERFHPGTSVPHDAADIVFVGSRHDGRSRAAVDLLGEINLTGEVAIYGFGWDRPPQPAGHWRGPRRYDELPEIYASAKIVVDDSRPARQEWGALNAQVFDVLASGSLAVTNCRGGSQDLFGGRLPTFADSAELADLLKRHLDHPAEREALAAALRAEVLEKHTYRHRAETFKSALAALVRDSLRFAIKVAADGADDRDGFETWQMALGLQRALHRAGHFARVDVRPDWGYGQSAGDDVVIVLQGGGAYKPAPSKINILWLTDGPDDLPLAQFDSYDHIFVASANLADRLKYRLGERVSALLPCVDPEVFRPVEAEPETVADVAFVGGCSGGRPAIVDAALQAGIAVRAFGPGWDGQVPAGSACGMSLAAEARRACYSGAGIVLHQHSASMRREGIVSTWLMEAGACGAAVISDDLAGLSEIFGDAVAICNGAEDLEAKTRALLADGDRRRAMGADLRRIIVERHTADQRVQDILKVVESFR
- a CDS encoding class I SAM-dependent methyltransferase, whose protein sequence is MLFNQVSKPQGDAVFIHVHVPRTGGTSLRRLFERTFGAESFIFNYNGEIETATPEQRDKCRLISGHIPYGVHRYFSKPCHYITATRDPIARYQSLYAEFLTNSNSRLHHAAVRYGIDDFLRFCIYSDDAYTLHQLGNLQCRLISGSNDFETAKAFIDSKYLLACPLPELDLMVAMLAEVAGAGDVGAVERVNWSAPRLEGLPSRLVLSDASLDLLFEHDSGDFHLHSYVQQAFRKVAETWVPGGAPGGAPDAAPDAAPTRAVAAPVPPRPDPEEQTIPPSDLRFMGEADADFMGMAQALADQVRTMLPREIGDDFELLDVGCGYGRLAYGLRARDYPGRYTGFDCLPRQIDWLNRNFGNRDAYRFHHLDLVNERYNPTGRPLADVSLPMAEQSSDCLVALSVFTHMYEHEVVQYFRRLKALIRDGGLFIATFFRIPPGFALGAKYPNAIYELTKRVSENAFIASEDQPLWVIAFREAFLLKLFAREGFEVVLQRKGKWLSGENALGLQDWFMLRKKPSPGSDTVRFAPIATNADPGVCPICGSKAFGPGPGGRLAASGSNPRCLQCDSLERHRIVRTLFHGLPIGLLNWRHALLIGASAGIEPGWFRSMDRLDLERPEDLAERLAALPDGSCDFVVLDHVLEFVDDDRAAFAALRRVLSGRGILLITFANSAQSDRTVDFAEPTGPYARWHAYGADLPRHFDLKGHRMRILAVSVEDPGTGVRETAHLFFSDQAAFHQVRRVLGVSNATGADGSE
- a CDS encoding alpha-amylase family glycosyl hydrolase: MAAGTRPWWATGVLYEVYLRSFQDGNGDGIGDLAGLAARADYLAGLGIRAIWITPFQPSPMADFGYDVADYCGVDPRYGTLETFDAVLDGLRRRGIGTIVDFVPHHTSDSHPWFREARSSRASPRRDWYVWRDPAPGGGPPNNWLSQTDGPAWTLDPATGQYYLHSFLPQQPSLNWRNPEVRRAMLDAMAFWLDRGVAGFRVDVMQGLLVDPGFRDDPPNPQWRDGDPGFMRLAAVNSSNQPDVLDIVAEMRSLMAAYPGDPVLIGEIYRPVETLVAYCGTPQSGLQMPTNFNLFSTPWRAEAILDLVTRYEAALPAGAWPNWVLGNHDIGRVATRIGLAQAGVAMLMLMTLRGTPTLYQGDELGMEDVSVPPDRVRDPFARFGAGRGRDPERAPLPWDEGPHAGFSTQAPWLPLPPPGRPRCAAEQARDPISLLSLTRRLIALRNREPALSEGTWIGISADCGVLVYDRSHAGRTFRVVLNVTAAPARIAVPADSRAVLSTHRINPPPVSDGSLALAPDEGVVLRLKRITRSEWIG